One Bdellovibrio bacteriovorus str. Tiberius DNA segment encodes these proteins:
- a CDS encoding tetratricopeptide repeat protein, with protein MIRALLVVLVLALSACSSQEEADFKQAQKSISQGHHRIALGYLDRVIKRNSDSKFPLEAAREAARISFFEIKDFNKAINYHHYIVLHSTDEAERLESQKQIASIYFNNLQNYQMSIIEYSKLQQMPHTDLEAAQYKMNVARAQYYQNNFFQAESEIDSLLKLKSDDNIRFSGLMLKGNILVAKKDFKNAAAIFKELIDKYPDKAVQENVALTLAVCYEENLDFKNAIAVLEEHRGKYNPPEYIELRIKRLQERMKNAPGAKGFRK; from the coding sequence ATGATCAGAGCCTTGCTGGTCGTTCTAGTTTTGGCTCTGTCCGCCTGCTCTTCACAGGAAGAGGCGGATTTTAAACAAGCTCAAAAATCCATATCCCAGGGTCATCATCGGATCGCCCTGGGGTACCTGGATCGGGTTATTAAAAGAAACAGCGACAGCAAATTCCCGCTGGAAGCTGCCCGTGAAGCCGCAAGAATCTCGTTCTTTGAGATCAAAGACTTCAATAAAGCCATCAACTATCATCATTACATTGTTCTGCATTCAACCGACGAGGCGGAACGCCTTGAATCCCAGAAACAGATTGCTTCGATTTATTTCAACAATCTGCAGAACTATCAAATGTCGATCATTGAATACAGCAAGCTGCAACAGATGCCTCACACGGATCTGGAGGCGGCCCAGTACAAGATGAACGTGGCGCGAGCGCAGTACTATCAGAACAATTTCTTCCAGGCTGAATCTGAGATTGATTCTTTGCTGAAACTAAAAAGCGATGACAACATCCGTTTCAGTGGTTTGATGCTTAAGGGTAATATCCTGGTTGCGAAGAAGGACTTCAAGAATGCCGCCGCGATCTTTAAGGAACTGATTGATAAGTATCCGGACAAAGCGGTTCAGGAAAATGTCGCCCTGACCCTGGCGGTTTGTTACGAAGAAAATTTGGACTTCAAAAACGCCATTGCCGTGCTTGAAGAGCACCGGGGCAAGTACAACCCTCCTGAGTATATCGAACTGCGAATCAAGCGCCTGCAGGAGCGTATGAAGAACGCTCCGGGAGCGAAAGGGTTCAGGAAGTAA
- a CDS encoding AtpZ/AtpI family protein — MKKYIIFASIGFELVGLILGCFYLGQYLDQKYQTKGLIFAGLSLACLVGWLIRVVWLLNRIQKQDEKESESKKPPGTP, encoded by the coding sequence ATGAAAAAGTATATAATCTTTGCATCCATCGGCTTTGAACTTGTCGGTTTGATCCTGGGATGTTTTTACCTTGGCCAATATCTTGATCAAAAGTATCAAACCAAGGGTCTTATCTTTGCCGGATTAAGTCTTGCGTGTTTGGTGGGCTGGCTGATCAGGGTTGTCTGGTTGCTGAATCGAATTCAGAAACAAGATGAGAAAGAATCAGAATCCAAGAAACCACCCGGGACGCCATGA
- the gyrA gene encoding DNA gyrase subunit A gives MENNQEEKGVTLVDISKEMRGAYLQYSMSVIVGRALPDVRDGLKPVHRRVLFAQSEMNNRHNRPYLKSARVVGDVIGKYHPHGDASVYDTMVRMAQDFSLRYPLEDGQGNFGSIDGDSPAAMRYTEIRLTALAEELLNDLEKETVSFGPNYDDSLLIPTVLPSKFPNLLVNGSAGIAVGMATNIPPHNLGEVIDGCIHLIGNPDCQIEDLMQHIKGPDFPTCGVIAGREGILQAYKKGRGIVTIKAVAEIVQVKDREEIIITEIPYQVNKAKLIESMADLVRDKQIEGISDIRDESSREGMRIVVVLKRGENASVILNRLYKYTQMQTSFGIIMLALDAKNQPVTFDLKGMLEAFVDHRRDVVTKRCIFELKKAQERAHILEGLKKALDHIEEVIKTIRASKEANAAREALMSKFEFSERQAIAILEMRLQRLTGLERDKIVAELAELMKQIDWLKFVLSDVREIYKIIVSELEEVKKRYADPRRTQITGDLSDLEDEDLIADEPMVVTVTNTGLIKRIPVEEYRVQKRGGKGLKGMETKDEDYVTDIFSASTKTMLLVFTDKGKVYWCKVHRLPLGSRTSKGKSLANVVQLSNGESVRAILPVNEFSENKYAVMLTEKGVIKKTSLDAFANPRTAGIIALTTDLEDGVIDVKISDGQSDIFIATKEGMSIRFNEADVREMGRTARGVKAITLAKDDVVVAMEVLEKNTKDTILMVTSKGYGKRSETGEYRIQSRGGVGIITQKTTDKVGLVIGTKKVADNMELILSTDKGQVIRMKVTDISVLGRNTQGVRLINIDEKDETVTGVAVVAEDDTAAEETPAPEGAPH, from the coding sequence ATGGAAAATAATCAAGAAGAAAAAGGCGTCACGTTAGTTGATATCAGCAAGGAGATGCGCGGAGCTTATCTGCAGTACTCCATGTCCGTGATCGTGGGCCGTGCCCTGCCGGATGTTCGTGACGGTTTGAAACCGGTTCACCGCCGTGTCTTGTTTGCACAAAGTGAAATGAACAACCGCCACAACAGACCGTACCTGAAGTCTGCCCGTGTGGTCGGCGACGTGATCGGTAAATATCACCCGCACGGTGATGCTTCCGTTTACGATACCATGGTTCGTATGGCCCAGGATTTCTCCCTGCGCTACCCGCTTGAAGATGGTCAGGGGAACTTTGGTTCCATCGACGGTGACTCTCCGGCAGCCATGCGTTACACCGAGATCCGTTTGACCGCTTTGGCAGAAGAGCTGCTGAACGATCTGGAAAAAGAAACTGTTTCTTTCGGTCCGAACTACGATGACTCTTTGTTGATCCCGACGGTTCTTCCATCCAAGTTCCCGAACTTGCTGGTGAACGGTTCTGCGGGTATCGCGGTTGGTATGGCGACGAACATTCCTCCGCACAATCTGGGCGAGGTTATCGACGGATGTATCCATCTTATCGGAAATCCTGACTGTCAGATTGAAGACCTCATGCAACACATCAAGGGTCCGGATTTCCCGACTTGCGGTGTGATCGCCGGCCGTGAAGGCATCTTGCAGGCTTATAAAAAAGGCCGTGGCATCGTCACTATCAAGGCGGTTGCAGAAATCGTTCAGGTCAAAGACCGTGAAGAGATCATCATCACCGAGATCCCGTACCAGGTGAATAAAGCCAAGCTGATTGAAAGCATGGCGGACCTTGTTCGTGACAAACAAATCGAAGGTATCTCTGATATCCGTGATGAATCTTCCCGTGAAGGTATGCGTATCGTTGTTGTTCTGAAACGTGGTGAAAACGCCAGCGTGATCCTGAACAGACTTTACAAGTACACCCAGATGCAGACGAGCTTCGGTATCATCATGCTAGCGTTGGATGCGAAAAACCAACCGGTGACTTTCGATCTGAAAGGCATGCTGGAAGCGTTCGTTGATCACCGTCGTGACGTTGTCACGAAACGTTGTATCTTCGAATTGAAAAAAGCCCAGGAGCGCGCGCACATCCTGGAAGGTCTGAAAAAAGCCCTGGATCACATTGAAGAGGTGATTAAAACCATCCGTGCTTCCAAAGAGGCTAACGCCGCTCGTGAAGCGTTGATGTCGAAATTTGAATTCTCTGAAAGACAGGCTATTGCGATCCTGGAAATGCGTTTGCAACGCCTGACGGGCCTGGAGCGTGACAAGATTGTTGCGGAACTGGCTGAGTTGATGAAACAAATCGACTGGCTGAAATTCGTTCTTTCTGATGTTCGCGAAATCTACAAAATCATCGTGAGCGAACTGGAAGAAGTGAAAAAACGTTACGCCGATCCAAGACGCACTCAGATCACTGGTGACTTAAGCGATCTGGAAGACGAAGACCTGATTGCCGATGAACCGATGGTCGTGACTGTGACCAACACGGGCCTGATCAAACGTATCCCGGTTGAAGAATACCGCGTGCAAAAACGCGGTGGTAAAGGTCTGAAAGGCATGGAGACCAAGGACGAAGACTACGTAACGGACATCTTCTCTGCGAGCACTAAAACCATGCTGTTGGTCTTCACTGACAAGGGTAAAGTTTACTGGTGCAAGGTTCACCGTCTGCCGTTGGGCTCCAGAACTTCCAAAGGGAAGTCTTTGGCGAACGTGGTTCAGCTTTCAAATGGTGAAAGTGTTCGTGCGATTCTGCCGGTGAATGAATTCAGCGAAAACAAATACGCTGTGATGCTGACTGAAAAAGGTGTGATCAAGAAAACATCCCTGGATGCTTTCGCAAACCCAAGAACTGCAGGTATCATCGCACTGACCACTGATCTTGAAGACGGTGTTATCGATGTGAAGATCTCTGATGGTCAGTCAGACATCTTCATCGCGACCAAAGAAGGCATGTCCATCCGCTTCAACGAAGCTGATGTGCGCGAGATGGGCCGTACCGCCCGCGGCGTGAAAGCAATCACTTTGGCAAAAGACGATGTCGTGGTGGCAATGGAAGTTCTGGAGAAGAACACCAAAGACACCATTTTGATGGTGACCTCCAAAGGTTACGGTAAACGCTCAGAAACGGGCGAATACCGCATCCAGTCCCGTGGTGGTGTGGGTATCATCACTCAGAAAACGACAGACAAGGTCGGTCTGGTCATCGGCACCAAAAAAGTCGCAGACAACATGGAACTTATTCTTTCCACCGATAAAGGACAGGTTATCCGCATGAAAGTGACGGACATCTCTGTTCTGGGCCGTAACACTCAAGGTGTTCGCCTGATCAATATCGATGAAAAAGACGAAACCGTGACTGGTGTTGCGGTTGTGGCGGAAGACGATACGGCGGCGGAGGAAACTCCGGCACCGGAAGGCGCACCACACTAA